The following DNA comes from Mycobacteriales bacterium.
ATCGGCCGCTCCGGCGAGCGAAGCGCCTCCGGCGAGGCAGGAGGCAAGCAGATCCAGCAGCAGCGGCAGGTCGCTGACCAACCGCTCCCGCTCGGCCCGCACCGCCCGCGGCTCGAGCCGGCCCAGGACCCGCGGCCCGGCCAGCGCCACGGCCGCACCCGCGAGCGGCCCGAGCGGCAGGGGGAGGAGCAGGCCGGTGGCTGCGCCGAGCAGCAGGCAGGCGGTGCCCTGCATCGAGAGCACCGGGGGGCGCGTCACCCGCTCCGGGTCCCGCGGGCCGATGGGCCTCCGGCCGCGAGCCGGCGAGCCGGACCAGCCGGGGTGCGGCACGGCGTGCGCCAGCCGCCCGTCACCTGGCCGGCTCAGCAGGACGAGCAGGACCAGCCCGGCCAGCAGCCCGCTGAGGGCGACCACCTCAACCGCTCCCGCCGGCGCGGGCCACCAGCCGGTGGGTCCACCACAGACCACATCCCTCCAGTGCCAGCCCGGCAGTCAGGCAGACGAGGCCGAGCGGGGTGTGCAGCAGCACCTGCAGCGGGTCGGCGCCGAGCCCGCCGGCCATCAGCAGGCCACCCAGCGGCAGCACGGCCAGCAGACCAGCGGTCGCCCGAGGTCCGGACAGCTCGGCGTCGACGGCGCGGCGCTGGGCGTGCTCGGCCCGCAGCCCCTCCGCCAGCCGGTCGACCGCGGCCGCCAGCCCGCTACCGGACGTGGCACACACGGTCCAGCAGGCGGCCAGCGCGCGCAGCACCTCCGGCACCGCCGTGGGCGCACCCGTGGGCGGCGATCGCAGGGCGGCGGCCACATTGCCGCCCAGGCCGGTCGAGGCGGCGGCCGCACGCAGGACCTCCCGCAGCGGCCCGACGGCCACCCGGGACGCCGCGGCGAGCGCCTCGGCGGGCGGCCGGCCGGCCCGCAGCTCGGCGGCCAGTGCACCGAAG
Coding sequences within:
- a CDS encoding type II secretion system F family protein; its protein translation is MSVLLAAALAGASAAALVALPEAGRLRFDDLRLSRAGAPAGQTGAPAGRSGVPAGWLGAPALLPVVGGAAAVLLLAGPVPAALLLVGAGASWRWWSVRAHRGAAAEERAGAVEAFGALAAELRAGRPPAEALAAASRVAVGPLREVLRAAAASTGLGGNVAAALRSPPTGAPTAVPEVLRALAACWTVCATSGSGLAAAVDRLAEGLRAEHAQRRAVDAELSGPRATAGLLAVLPLGGLLMAGGLGADPLQVLLHTPLGLVCLTAGLALEGCGLWWTHRLVARAGGSG
- a CDS encoding type II secretion system F family protein; the encoded protein is MVALSGLLAGLVLLVLLSRPGDGRLAHAVPHPGWSGSPARGRRPIGPRDPERVTRPPVLSMQGTACLLLGAATGLLLPLPLGPLAGAAVALAGPRVLGRLEPRAVRAERERLVSDLPLLLDLLASCLAGGASLAGAADAVARAVPGPAGRRMAAVGAALAVGSPPADAWAALASAVPGDSLAPGDPLGPASRALARAADGGAPVAQAVSRIAADARAEARSRGEQAARRVGVLAVAPLGLCFLPAFVLLGVVPVVAGLAGPLLGSL